In Corylus avellana chromosome ca2, CavTom2PMs-1.0, the following proteins share a genomic window:
- the LOC132170068 gene encoding cysteine-rich receptor-like protein kinase 25: MNASEVIKKICTNQEEAYIMYDECMLRYSNRSIFSVMEISPKIMYFGFYNLSTDVSDQFNATLAGLMDGLVMKATSSSDLFADGDVNYTSLSRIYGLVQCTPDISPVDCNTCLHVSVVDILSLFDGKQGGRVLRPSCNVRYEIYPFYQSRAATVPATSSASLTKNRGKLMASVF; this comes from the coding sequence ATGAACGCCAGCGAAGTCATAAAGAAGATTTGTACAAATCAGGAAGAAGCTTATATAATGTACGATGAGTGTATGTTACGGTACTCGAATCGATCTATATTCTCTGTTATGGAGATATCTCCAAAAATCATGTACTTTGGCTTCTACAATCTTAGCACAGACGTCTCAGACCAATTTAATGCAACTTTGGCGGGTTTGATGGATGGCCTTGTTATGAAAGCTACTTCTTCTAGTGATTTGTTTGCTGATGGAGATGTGAATTATACATCCTTGAGTAGGATATATGGTCTGGTGCAGTGCACCCCGGACATTTCTCCAGTTGATTGCAACACTTGCTTACATGTGTCTGTTGTTGATATACTTTCTCTCTTTGATGGAAAGCAAGGAGGAAGAGTTCTCAGGCCAAGCTGCAATGTTAGGTACGAAATATACCCTTTCTACCAGTCCAGGGCTGCTACAGTACCAGCTACTTCCTCAGCTTCATTGACCAAAAACAGAGGTAAGCTCATGGCTTCAGTCTTCTGA
- the LOC132172012 gene encoding cysteine-rich receptor-like protein kinase 10, whose product MVMITMGSPGFNLCLTTLFVLPLLIAFLSQTRTEAAATYLYHDCPNATNFTANSTYENNRNHLLASLSSNATRATGFYNTTASTPNSVDTVYGLFLCRGDISAAACRDCVSSATEDVVERCPKAKDAVAWYEYCMLRYAKQYFFSSMVTDPGIYMWNTINVSEPSRFDQLVMTTMNDMASGISNVGAGAKKFGTKEANFTALQSLYTLAQCTPDISRSDCNSCLQRARALLPGCCGGKQGGRVLFPSCNVRFEVYPFYQSLNTSAPTPSTPALVPPPPGSVTAPKGKDTISVLTIVAIVGPISVSIVLFVIGYCFVINRRARKKYNAIQQENAAHANDDISTVESLQFDLATIEISTNKFSDDNKLGEGGFGVVYKGVLPNGQEIAVKRLSRTSGQGKEEFKTEMILVAKLQHRNLVRLLGFCLHGEEKILIYEFVLNKSLDYFLYEPASQGQLDWSSRYNIIGGIARGLLYLHEDSRLRIIHRDLKASNILLDGVMNAKISDFGMAKIFGVDQTQGNTSRVVGTYGYMAPEYAMHGQFSVKSDVYSFGVLILEIVSGKKVSSFYQSDSDEDLLSFAWKHWTDGTPLQVLDPNMGNSYSRDQVIRCLHIGVLSVQDDPTERPTMASIVLMLNSQSVSLPSSLPRQPVYFLHSRTGQKPLMEQESDQSTSKSIPMSVNEVSITELYPR is encoded by the exons ATGGTGATGATAACAATGGGCTCGCCTGGCTTCAACCTCTGCTTGACGACCCTTTTTGTTCTCCCCTTACTGATCGCCTTCCTTAGCCAGACCAGAACTGAGGCTGCTGCAACTTACCTCTACCACGATTGCCCAAACGCAACCAATTTCACCGCCAACAGCACTTATGAAAACAACCGCAACCACCTCCTCGCTTCCCTCTCCTCCAACGCCACCCGAGCCACGGGATTCTACAACACCACCGCCTCAACGCCCAACTCCGTCGACACGGTCTACGGCCTCTTCCTCTGCCGCGGCGACATCTCCGCTGCCGCCTGCCGAGACTGCGTTTCCAGCGCAACTGAAGACGTGGTCGAACGCTGCCCCAAGGCAAAAGACGCCGTGGCTTGGTACGAATACTGCATGTTACGCTACGCAAAGCAGTATTTCTTCTCCAGCATGGTCACCGACCCGGGCATTTACATGTGGAACACGATTAATGTGTCGGAGCCGAGCCGGTTTGACCAGCTGGTGATGACAACGATGAACGACATGGCAAGCGGGATTTCCAACGTTGGGGCCGGAGCCAAGAAGTTTGGCACGAAAGAAGCCAACTTCACAGCGTTGCAATCGCTGTACACCCTTGCCCAGTGCACGCCGGACATCTCGCGCTCCGATTGCAATAGCTGTCTCCAGAGAGCGAGAGCGCTTCTGCCGGGTTGTTGTGGGGGAAAGCAAGGGGGCAGAGTTCTGTTTCCTAGTTGTAACGTTAGGTTTGAAGTTTACCCGTTTTACCAGTCACTAAACACATCGGCGCCAACGCCTTCTACTCCGGCACTTGTTCCTCCACCCCCGGGATCGGTAACAGCACCCAAAG GAAAAGATACAATCTCAGTGTTGACAATTGTTGCCATTGTCGGTCCGATTTCTGTCTCGATTGTGCTGTTTGTTATCGGCTACTGCTTTGTAATTAATAGGAGAGCAAGAAAAAAGTACAATGCTATACAGCAAGAGAATG CTGCGCATGCAAATGATGATATTTCAACTGTAGAGTCCTTGCAATTTGATCTTGCTACAATTGAAATTTCCACCAACAAGTTTTCAGATGATAATAAGCTTGGTGAAGGCGGATTCGGCGTCGTTTACAAG GGTGTACTGCCTAATGGACAAGAAATAGCTGTGAAGAGGCTGTCGAGAACCTCTGGGcaaggaaaagaagaatttaAAACTGAGATGATATTAGTAGCCAAGCTTCAACACAGAAATCTCGTAAGGCTATTGGGATTTTGCTTGCATGGAGAGGAAAAGATACTTATCTATGAATTTGTGCTCAACAAAAGCCTTGACTACTTTTTATATG AACCTGCAAGTCAAGGACAACTAGATTGGTCGAGTCGTTATAATATTATTGGAGGGATCGCTCGagggcttctttatcttcacGAAGATTCTCGACTTAGAATTATACATCGTGATCTTAAAGCCAGTAACATTTTGTTAGATGGAGTTATGAAtgcaaaaatttcagattttggtatGGCAAAGATTTTTGGAGTTGATCAAACTCAAGGAAACACCAGTAGAGTTGTTGGCACATA TGGTTATATGGCTCCAGAATATGCTATGCATGGACAGTTCTCTGTAAAGTCCGACGTTTATAGTTTTGGTGTCCTAATTCTTGAAATCGTAAGTGGCAAGAAAGTCAGTTCTTTCTATCAATCAGATAGTGACGAAGACCTTTTGAGCTTT GCTTGGAAACACTGGACGGATGGAACGCCCTTGCAAGTGTTGGATCCAAATATGGGAAATTCTTACTCAAGAGATCAAGTCATCAGATGTCTCCATATTGGTGTACTCTCTGTACAGGATGATCCAACTGAAAGACCCACAATGGCATCCATAGTTCTCATGCTGAACAGTCAATCTGTTTCTTTGCCATCATCACTTCCTCGACAACCAGTATATTTCCTTCATAGTCGAACGGGACAAAAGCCTTTAATGGAGCAAGAGTCAGATCAATCTACAAGCAAATCAATACCAATGTCTGTAAATGAAGTATCTATTACTGAATTATACCCTCGATAG